In Malus sylvestris chromosome 15, drMalSylv7.2, whole genome shotgun sequence, a single genomic region encodes these proteins:
- the LOC126601330 gene encoding uncharacterized protein LOC126601330: MGERNSSSSSSSSSEEDGDLEWKAAISSAAAGASSFMSSLVNGVSATENNGGGGSGDNKQSKTQQQQQLPKHYQIKAQKILDEIIGKNLEIVSDPLIHLPDDEPMGDNEEEGCIRLFKNAPPGIVFDHVDPQPLRRRPRILPGKVINEKSKKFKRQLQSVAVDGKDILAAARDKCQTSMSRLEAKDAAAKAAAKREEERVAQLKKIRGEKWLPCIAKEMKLKSNR, encoded by the exons ATGGGTGAGAgaaacagcagcagcagcagcagcagcagtagCGAGGAAGATGGAGACTTGGAGTGGAAAGCAGCCATCAGCTCAGCCGCTGCGGGGGCGTCCTCTTTTATGTCTTCCCTCGTCAACGGAGTTTCTGCTACCGAAAATAATGGCGGCGGCGGTAGCGGAGATAACAAGCAGAGTAAAacccagcagcagcagcagcttccCAAGCACTACCAAATCAAG GCACAAAAGATTTTGGATGAAATAATAGGAAAGAATTTGGAGATTGTTAGTGATCCCCTGATTCATTTACCAGATGATGAGCCTATGGGGGATAATGAAGAGGAAGGTTGTATTCGCTTGTTCAAAAATGCTCCCCCTGGGATTGTGTTCGATCATGTAG ATCCACAGCCGCTGAGAAGGAGACCAAGAATTCTACCTGGAAAAGTAATTAATGAGAAATCGAAGAAG TTTAAACGACAACTCCAATCTGTTGCTGTTGATGGGAAAGATATATTGGCCGCCGCAAGAGACAAATGCCAGACATCAATGTCTAGGCTAGAAGCGAAAGATGCAGCGGCGAAAGCAGCGGCAAAAAGAGAAGAGGAAAGAGTTGCACAACTGAAGAAAATCAGGGGCGAGAAATGGCTACCTTGTATTGCCAAAGAAATGAAGTTGAAATCCAATCGTTGA
- the LOC126605167 gene encoding peptidyl-prolyl cis-trans isomerase CYP65-like has protein sequence MGKKQHSKDRMFITKTEWATEWGGAKAQPTSTPFKRLPFYCCALTFTPFEDPVCTADGSVFDILNIIPYIRKYGKHPVTGAPLKQENLIPLTFHKNSDGEFQCPVLNKVFTEFTHIVAVKTTGNVFSYEAVKELNIKTKNWKELLTDEPFSKEDLITIQNPNALDSKVLVEFDHVKNSLKIDDEDFKRMSADPTFNINVNGDIKQMLKELGTEKGRLAALHGGGGSKAQNERAAALEAILAARTRIKEDPKSKSNGEVKAQAYSIVDAASASVHGRSAAAARATSSDKTAARIAMHKAGERAPVNAKMVKSRFTTGAASRSFTSTAFTPVTENEFEYVKVEKNPKKKGYVQLHTTHGDLNIELHCDIAPRACENFITLCERGYYNGVGFHRSIRNFMIQGGDPTGTGTGGESIWGKPFNDEVNSKLLHSGRGVVSMANSGPHTNGSQFFILYKSANHLNYKHTVFGGVVGGLTTLAVMEKVPVDDNDRPLEEIKITSVTIFVNPYTEPDEEEEKAKAEEKAQDEDNDKVGSWFSNPGTGVESGLGGGGGVGKYLKARSALPEPAAVGAGLTELPSTKKRKSGVSASNFNDFSSW, from the exons ATGGGAAAGAAGCAGCACAGTAAAGATCGAATGTTCATCACCAAAACGGAGTGGGCCACCGAATGGGGCGGCGCCAAAGCCCAGCCCACCTCCACTCCTTTCAAGCGCCTCCCCTTCTATTGCTGCGC GCTTACGTTTACGCCATTTGAAGACCCAGTGTGCACCGCAGACGGCAGCGTTTTTGATATACT GAATATAATTCCATATATCAGAAAGTATGGGAAGCATCCTGTTACCGGAGCTCCGCTGAAGCAGGAGAATCTCATACCGCTAACGTTCCACAAGAATTCTGATG GAGAGTTTCAGTGCCCTGTTTTGAACAAAGTTTTCACTGAATTTACACACATAGTTGCTGTGAAGACAACAGGAAATGTCTTCTCCTATGAG GCAGTTAAAGAACTAAACATCAAGACCAAGAATTGGAAGGAGCTCCTCACAGATGAACCATTTTCTAAGGAAGACCTGATAACCATTCAG AATCCCAATGCACTTGACAGCAAGGTTCTAGTGGAGTTCGATCATGTTAAAAATAGTCTGAAAATTGATGATGAAG attttaagaGAATGAGTGCAGACCCCACCTTTAACATTAATGTAAATGGAGATATCAAGCAGATGCTCAAAGAGCTTGGAACTGAAAAAGGAAGGCTAGCTGCACTGCATGGAGGAGGTGGCAGCAAGGCACAAAATGAACGGGCTGCTGCACTTGAAGCCATTTTAGCTGCAAGAACGCGTATTAAAGAGGATCcgaaatcaaaatcaaatgggGAGGTGAAAGCTCAGGCATATAGTATTGTGGatgctgcttctgcttctgtGCATGGAAGAAGTGCTGCTGCCGCCAGAGCCACATCAAGTGACAAAACTGCTGCTCGAATTGCTATGCACAAGGCTGGTGAGAGGGCACCAGTGAATGCAAAGATG GTAAAGAGCAGATTCACCACGGGTGCTGCTTCCAGATCTTTCACTTCTACCGCCTTTACTCCTGTTActgaaaatgaatttgaatatgTCAAAGTTGAGAAGAAtccaaaaaagaaaggatatgtACAACTACACACAACACATGGTGATTTGAACATTGAGCTACACTGTGATATTGCCCCCAGAGCTTGCGAGAACTTCATCACTCTTTGTGAACGTGGCTATTATAACGGAGTAGGTTTTCATAGAAGCATTAG GAATTTTATGATTCAAGGTGGTGATCCTACTGGTACTGGGACAGGAGGGGAATCTATATGGGGAAAGCCTTTTAATGATGAAGTGAACTCCAAGTTACTGCACTCTGGAAGGGGTGTTGTTAGTATGGCTAACAGTGGGCCACACACTAATGGCTCCCAATTTTTCATCCTTTACAAATCTGCAAATCATTTGAACTACAAGCATACGGTTTTCGGTGGAGTTGTCGGTGGCTTGACCACATTGGCAGTAATGGAAAAGGTTCCTGTTGATGATAATGACCGACCTTTG GAGGAAATTAAGATAACAAGTGTCACAATTTTTGTCAATCCTTACACAGAgcctgatgaagaagaagaaaaggccaAAGCTGAAGAGAAAGCTCAGGATGAAGATAAT GACAAGGTTGGGTCATGGTTTAGCAATCCTGGTACGGGAGTGGAATCTGgccttggtggtggtggtggtgttgggAAGTATTTGAAAGCAAGGAGTGCTCTACCTGAACCGGCTGCTGTTGGTGCTGGTCTGACAGAGCTTCcttcaacaaagaaaagaaaatcaggaGTTTCCGCGtccaattttaatgatttttcttcATGGTAG